The DNA segment GTGGTCCTCCGCCTGCGCGAGCCCGGCGGCTCCGGGGCCGCCACGCACACGGTCCGCTACACCTTCTGACGCGCCCCCCACCGGGTGGCGCGATGCGGGGTCCTCTGCCGGCCGGCGGGGGACCCCGCTCGCCTTTCCGGGACGGCTACTTCCCCAGCAGGACGGTGCGCCGGGGGAAGGGCGGCTCCGCCTCCAGCGCCGCCACCATCCACGCGGCCACGTCCGACCGGCGGACGGTGGAGGCCAGGCCGTACCGCTCCACCTCGCGGGCGCGGTCCGCCGGCCCGCCGTTCGCCAGCGTGACCGGGCGCACGGCGAGCCAGTCCAGCCCGCTCCCGGCCAGCGCCTGCTCCGCGGCCTCCAGGTCGCGGTACGCCACCCCGATCTGCCCCTGCCGCACCAGCCAGCGCACGGGGCCGGAGAGCCGCTCGTAGCTCTCCGCCACCCCGGCCGCGCTGACCAGCGCCAGGCGCCGGACCCCGGCGTCCTGCATGGCCTCCACGAGCGAGGGGGTGATCCGCTC comes from the Longimicrobiaceae bacterium genome and includes:
- a CDS encoding NAD(P)H-binding protein, which encodes ALDPATLAEAVAGTDAVACCLGQRRAGQSPWSAPLSPPDLMERITPSLVEAMQDAGVRRLALVSAAGVAESYERLSGPVRWLVRQGQIGVAYRDLEAAEQALAGSGLDWLAVRPVTLANGGPADRAREVERYGLASTVRRSDVAAWMVAALEAEPPFPRRTVLLGK